From Anaerolineae bacterium, one genomic window encodes:
- a CDS encoding Sulfur acceptor protein SufE for iron-sulfur cluster assembly → MGETLPPALAEIVEDFRQCERQEKIALLVDYASQLLPPPPEALADGDAPESVPECMTPVSLRVLEQNGRLRFYFDIPQDAPLIRGYAAIMQQGLWEVTPEEILRIPADFYHVMGLQELLTPQRLNGLTAILAHVKRVATRLLANRLAGEN, encoded by the coding sequence ATGGGTGAAACTCTGCCACCTGCCCTAGCAGAGATTGTAGAAGATTTCAGGCAATGCGAGCGGCAGGAGAAGATTGCCTTGCTGGTGGATTATGCCAGCCAGCTCCTGCCGCCTCCCCCAGAAGCCCTGGCCGATGGCGATGCCCCGGAGAGCGTCCCAGAATGCATGACACCCGTTTCGCTGCGCGTTCTGGAACAGAATGGCAGGCTGCGCTTTTACTTCGATATTCCCCAGGATGCCCCATTGATTCGAGGGTACGCCGCCATCATGCAACAGGGCTTATGGGAGGTCACGCCGGAAGAAATTTTGCGCATTCCGGCTGACTTTTACCACGTGATGGGGCTGCAGGAATTGCTCACCCCACAACGCTTGAACGGCCTGACGGCAATTCTGGCGCATGTCAAACGGGTCGCCACACGGCTGCTGGCAAACCGCCTGGCAGGGGAAAACTAA
- a CDS encoding Glycosyl hydrolase, BNR repeat precursor, giving the protein MPFTSVNAIVIDPQTPSTIYAGLRRYTDISGGAGGVYKSTDGGVTWSDFSTGLPRVVHALAINPQNPNTLYAGTADGVYKTTNGGTSWSAVNTGLPFRSIFRSIINAIVVDPQAPDVLYAASEEGKIFKSTNAGNNWTTVYTPSVAGQVNSLYALVLDPENPETIYAGGHPGSILKSTDSGATWNTVNTDSLPNTIVRSLAINPQASTMLYAGTHAGVYRSMDAGANWDVRNEGINTFYVEELAIDPQTPSTLYAAGRKIGVFKSTDGGLNWRPVTAGLNLDFPVEALEVAPSLPTTVYLGNGLGVYKSTDAGTTWSQVNSGFPAGPDVYSLAVHPQNADIVYAGTQVGTTKIGKVFKTTDGGANWVETSTGIFLRSFIPVRALAIDPQAPDTVYAVVGKWVYKSTDAAASWNIMNNGLELPGSSITALVVDPQTSGTLYVATTEAGIQKSTNGGISWSPVNTGFPNDPVFGISVFDLAINPQVPSTLFAATNKGVYRSSNGGASWSELNDGLVLRRNKRHVVRLAINPQSPNIVYAGTLYNGIFVLQDSAAPPELRIYLPLVLRSP; this is encoded by the coding sequence TTGCCATTCACTTCGGTCAATGCCATTGTGATTGACCCGCAGACGCCATCCACGATTTACGCTGGCCTAAGGAGATACACAGATATCAGTGGAGGTGCCGGTGGCGTCTACAAGAGCACCGATGGTGGAGTCACCTGGAGCGACTTCAGCACCGGCCTGCCTCGTGTTGTCCATGCATTGGCAATTAACCCCCAAAACCCCAACACGCTCTATGCCGGAACCGCTGACGGTGTCTATAAGACCACCAACGGCGGAACGAGCTGGAGCGCTGTCAACACCGGTCTTCCCTTTCGAAGTATTTTTCGAAGTATTATTAATGCTATTGTGGTAGATCCGCAAGCGCCGGATGTTTTATATGCCGCCAGCGAAGAGGGCAAAATTTTCAAGAGTACAAACGCTGGCAACAATTGGACCACCGTTTATACGCCCTCGGTTGCGGGTCAAGTGAATTCTCTTTATGCGCTGGTGCTTGACCCTGAAAATCCTGAAACCATATATGCCGGAGGCCACCCCGGCAGTATCCTCAAAAGTACCGATAGTGGCGCTACCTGGAACACGGTCAATACCGACAGCCTGCCGAATACGATTGTCCGCTCTCTTGCAATTAACCCACAGGCTTCGACGATGCTTTATGCCGGAACTCACGCGGGTGTGTACAGGAGCATGGATGCTGGCGCCAATTGGGATGTTCGCAATGAGGGGATTAACACGTTTTACGTCGAAGAACTGGCGATTGACCCGCAGACGCCATCCACGCTATACGCTGCCGGACGTAAAATCGGAGTCTTTAAGAGCACCGACGGAGGCTTGAACTGGAGACCGGTTACTGCGGGGCTCAATCTTGATTTTCCTGTAGAGGCGCTGGAGGTTGCTCCCTCGCTGCCGACAACCGTGTATTTGGGAAACGGGCTTGGGGTATATAAGAGCACTGACGCTGGAACTACGTGGAGCCAGGTTAACAGCGGTTTCCCAGCCGGCCCAGATGTCTATAGTCTTGCCGTCCATCCGCAAAACGCCGATATTGTCTATGCTGGAACACAAGTAGGCACAACCAAGATCGGCAAAGTCTTCAAGACAACCGACGGCGGTGCGAACTGGGTTGAGACGAGCACGGGGATTTTTCTTAGGTCTTTTATACCTGTCAGGGCTCTGGCGATTGATCCGCAAGCACCGGATACAGTATACGCTGTGGTTGGTAAATGGGTGTATAAAAGCACGGATGCAGCTGCCAGTTGGAACATAATGAATAATGGCTTGGAGCTTCCGGGCTCGTCCATCACTGCGCTGGTTGTTGACCCGCAGACCTCGGGAACCCTTTACGTTGCCACAACAGAAGCAGGCATTCAAAAAAGCACCAACGGCGGAATAAGCTGGAGCCCGGTCAACACGGGTTTTCCGAATGACCCGGTGTTTGGGATCTCGGTATTCGACCTTGCCATAAATCCACAGGTGCCGTCCACGCTTTTCGCAGCCACGAATAAAGGTGTTTATCGCAGTAGCAATGGCGGGGCAAGTTGGAGCGAATTAAACGATGGTCTGGTGTTAAGGCGCAACAAACGACATGTTGTACGGTTAGCAATCAACCCGCAATCGCCGAATATTGTGTACGCCGGGACCCTATACAACGGCATTTTCGTCCTGCAAGATTCGGCGGCACCGCCTGAGCTGAGAATTTACCTGCCGCTGGTTCTGCGCAGCCCGTAA